The following coding sequences lie in one Nitratireductor mangrovi genomic window:
- a CDS encoding ethylbenzene dehydrogenase-related protein, translating into MTRRRYSLTALALALGFAAGGPAAAQAPADWSELPVHEVTLFWPGQASLQWLRSDEHAGGAQVAAGMACRTCHKDDAAELGRSIVGGGPLEPRPIEGKKPVIDLRVQAAHDDENLYLRFQWATQNPYPGVAHPHWRFDGEGWERWGAPRLHPDVWQEGGPAIYEDRLSMMLDGGSVPAFAEQGCWLSCHNSMRDMPDEPNADKVKAHPLLGEVLGKSDVRKYLAASRADEDANWEATKTPEEIAGIKVDRGFADLMQWRAHRSNPVGMADDGYVLEYRLSDAGQPVFTSNWDKDAKRPKYMFDAVKTGYRSRRADEIVERAEAGALILGENTVPFDPDLDWTEGEMVPQYVLSRAQASGSAADNMEVLGTWEDGTWTVVWVRPLDTGEPDDAVLDPGSTLTVTLAVHDDNITTRGHHVSFPLTLGLDVEADITVRKVD; encoded by the coding sequence ATGACACGCCGTCGTTACTCGCTTACCGCCCTCGCGCTCGCCCTGGGATTTGCCGCCGGTGGCCCCGCGGCCGCGCAGGCTCCCGCCGACTGGTCAGAGCTGCCGGTCCACGAGGTGACGCTCTTCTGGCCCGGGCAGGCCAGCCTGCAGTGGCTCCGGAGCGACGAGCACGCGGGCGGCGCACAGGTTGCGGCCGGCATGGCTTGCCGGACCTGTCACAAGGACGACGCGGCCGAACTCGGCCGCAGCATCGTCGGGGGCGGGCCGCTCGAACCGCGCCCCATCGAGGGCAAGAAGCCGGTCATCGACCTTCGCGTGCAGGCCGCCCACGACGACGAGAACCTCTATCTCCGCTTCCAGTGGGCAACCCAGAACCCCTATCCGGGCGTGGCGCATCCGCACTGGCGCTTCGACGGCGAGGGCTGGGAGCGCTGGGGCGCACCGAGGTTGCATCCGGACGTCTGGCAGGAGGGCGGCCCGGCGATTTACGAGGACCGCCTGTCGATGATGCTGGACGGCGGGAGCGTGCCCGCCTTCGCCGAGCAGGGCTGCTGGCTCTCGTGCCACAATAGCATGCGCGACATGCCGGACGAGCCGAATGCGGACAAGGTGAAAGCGCATCCGCTGCTCGGCGAGGTTCTGGGCAAGAGCGACGTGCGCAAATACCTCGCCGCCTCGCGCGCGGATGAGGATGCGAACTGGGAAGCGACGAAGACCCCCGAGGAGATCGCCGGGATCAAGGTGGACCGCGGCTTCGCCGACCTGATGCAGTGGCGGGCACACCGCTCGAACCCTGTCGGCATGGCCGACGACGGCTATGTGCTGGAATACCGCCTCTCAGACGCCGGCCAGCCTGTCTTTACCTCGAACTGGGACAAGGACGCGAAGCGGCCGAAGTACATGTTCGACGCCGTGAAGACCGGCTATAGATCGCGCCGCGCCGACGAGATCGTCGAGCGGGCCGAGGCCGGCGCGCTGATCCTTGGAGAGAATACCGTCCCCTTCGATCCCGATCTCGACTGGACTGAGGGAGAGATGGTCCCGCAATACGTCCTCAGCCGTGCCCAAGCGTCGGGCTCGGCAGCGGATAACATGGAGGTGCTGGGAACGTGGGAGGACGGCACATGGACCGTCGTCTGGGTCCGTCCGCTTGATACGGGCGAGCCCGACGATGCGGTGCTCGATCCTGGCAGCACGCTCACCGTTACCCTGGCCGTGCATGACGACAACATCACCACGCGGGGGCACCACGTCTCCTTCCCGCTCACCCTGGGGCTCGATGTCGAGGCGGATATCACTGTGAGAAAGGTCGACTGA
- a CDS encoding calcium-binding protein, translating into MVSTPNFTDGTWQIASTLHINGAPFGDILWQNIADQSLVLWQQDGTSTVATDILPSVSDHEVAVVGDFDGDGRADPYLRDQAVGTNKVLLSSTGAITNSASASSIADARAATDLNGDGMDDVIYFINTNANLLIFEMDGASVPGTSSFASGYTTDDTLLAAFDGTDFDTFKSLWFDDSTFQFDITSYSGGVRTVTDTFTVNAGNEFVMSGDFNGDGDPDFLYRDAAGSDTGSIEVVFTNGSTEIGRAIYEVPTFANVQFENAGDFDNDGIVELVMRDPVSGELTLMQAMPGTVSSQTLTGSDTNDLIDGGDGNDDLFGRGGDDLIFGGDDNDFIMAGDGDDRADGGIGGDSIFGGSGNDELLGNTGNDQIIGGAGNDTLIAGNGTDVLDGGEGNDFLRAGSFGFDHMRGGAGDDVIESINDRSVQEGQDGDDVLFGGSSLDVLFGGNGNDLLIGNLSLDTIFGGAGDDIIIGVDVEGSSGTDDVAYGGSGTDFFYLGSDDTNYYTGGGELTIKDFSTSTTTGDFLMLNGTSGNYNFVDQGATIEVQQASDSDVLAIIETAASAASVEAKAIYLG; encoded by the coding sequence ATGGTCTCAACACCCAACTTCACCGACGGCACCTGGCAGATCGCCTCGACGCTGCACATCAACGGCGCGCCCTTCGGCGACATTCTGTGGCAGAACATCGCCGACCAGAGCCTGGTGCTGTGGCAGCAGGATGGCACCTCCACGGTCGCTACAGACATTCTGCCCTCGGTCAGCGATCACGAAGTCGCCGTGGTCGGTGATTTCGACGGCGACGGCCGCGCCGACCCCTATCTGCGCGATCAGGCTGTCGGCACCAACAAGGTGCTTCTGAGCAGCACCGGTGCGATCACCAACAGCGCGTCCGCCTCCTCGATCGCCGACGCCCGCGCGGCGACCGATCTCAACGGCGACGGCATGGACGACGTCATCTATTTCATCAACACCAACGCCAACCTGCTGATCTTCGAGATGGACGGCGCGTCAGTGCCGGGTACCAGCAGCTTCGCTTCCGGCTACACAACGGACGATACCTTGCTCGCCGCCTTCGACGGGACGGACTTCGACACGTTCAAAAGCCTCTGGTTCGATGACTCCACCTTCCAGTTCGACATCACGAGCTACTCCGGTGGCGTGCGTACCGTCACAGATACATTCACGGTCAATGCCGGCAACGAGTTCGTCATGAGCGGCGATTTCAACGGCGACGGCGACCCCGACTTTCTCTACCGGGACGCCGCCGGCAGCGACACGGGCAGCATCGAGGTCGTCTTCACCAACGGCTCCACCGAGATCGGCCGCGCCATCTACGAGGTGCCTACGTTTGCCAACGTCCAGTTCGAGAACGCCGGAGATTTCGACAATGACGGCATCGTCGAACTGGTCATGCGCGACCCGGTAAGCGGCGAACTGACGCTGATGCAGGCGATGCCGGGCACGGTGTCCAGCCAGACCCTGACCGGCAGCGACACGAACGACCTCATCGATGGGGGCGACGGCAATGATGACCTCTTTGGGCGCGGTGGCGACGACCTGATCTTCGGCGGCGACGATAACGACTTTATCATGGCCGGCGACGGCGACGATCGGGCCGACGGTGGTATCGGCGGAGACTCGATCTTCGGCGGCTCGGGAAACGACGAGTTGCTTGGCAATACTGGCAACGACCAGATCATCGGCGGCGCCGGCAACGACACGCTCATCGCCGGCAACGGTACTGATGTGCTGGACGGTGGCGAAGGTAACGATTTCCTGCGAGCAGGCTCATTCGGCTTCGACCATATGCGAGGCGGCGCTGGCGATGACGTGATCGAGAGCATCAACGATCGCAGCGTCCAGGAAGGCCAGGACGGCGACGACGTGCTGTTCGGCGGAAGCTCGCTCGACGTCCTGTTCGGCGGCAACGGCAACGACCTGCTTATAGGCAACCTCAGCCTGGATACCATTTTCGGGGGTGCCGGCGACGACATCATCATCGGCGTCGACGTAGAGGGGAGCTCAGGCACCGATGACGTCGCCTATGGCGGTTCGGGCACCGACTTCTTCTACCTGGGCAGTGACGATACCAACTACTATACGGGAGGCGGCGAACTGACGATCAAGGATTTCAGCACCTCGACGACGACCGGTGACTTCCTCATGCTGAATGGTACTTCAGGCAACTACAATTTTGTTGACCAGGGCGCCACGATCGAGGTTCAGCAGGCCAGCGACTCAGACGTGCTGGCCATCATCGAGACGGCCGCTTCCGCGGCCTCGGTCGAGGCGAAGGCCATCTATCTCGGCTGA
- a CDS encoding NAD/NADP octopine/nopaline dehydrogenase family protein, with the protein MRILVIGAGNGGAAAAVELSLAGHEVRLYARSASTLEPFSRDGIGFAGVLGEGRLRPYGLGSDLAAAIADVEAAVVALPVYAHGAVARALAEAEWGATRPIILNPGHTGGVFEFETAYRTVSDEFPPVAEFSTLAYVARKPQPDTVNVTGRAKALRAASLPSGRAALELACALFPGAYDSGDVIATGLSNVNMIVHPPGAMLGASWTEATGGDFTFYVQGMTPGVMHVMRALDAERIAVATALGHTLPTVIGEMRALGTVPADADPNDYGAIASGAANRSIKAPDSLDHRYYVEDFGHGLVPFTVIARIAGVATPVADALIALCAIARSRGEVPTRGAAEMGLVGCSRDALLDRVGPAKT; encoded by the coding sequence ATGCGTATTTTGGTAATCGGCGCGGGAAACGGCGGTGCGGCCGCCGCCGTCGAGCTGAGCTTGGCGGGGCATGAAGTCCGCCTTTACGCCAGGTCGGCTTCGACACTGGAGCCGTTCTCGCGCGATGGTATCGGCTTTGCAGGCGTGCTTGGCGAGGGTCGGCTGCGTCCGTACGGCCTTGGCAGCGACCTTGCAGCGGCGATCGCGGATGTCGAAGCCGCGGTCGTGGCCTTGCCCGTCTACGCGCACGGCGCGGTTGCCCGTGCGCTGGCGGAGGCGGAATGGGGCGCTACCCGCCCGATAATTCTTAATCCCGGCCATACCGGCGGCGTCTTCGAATTCGAGACCGCCTACCGCACCGTCAGTGACGAGTTTCCCCCAGTCGCCGAATTCTCCACGCTCGCCTATGTCGCGCGCAAGCCGCAGCCGGACACCGTCAATGTCACCGGGCGGGCAAAGGCGTTGCGCGCGGCGTCGCTGCCGTCGGGTCGCGCCGCGCTTGAACTGGCCTGCGCGCTCTTTCCCGGTGCCTATGACAGCGGCGACGTGATCGCCACCGGGCTGAGCAACGTCAATATGATCGTCCATCCTCCCGGCGCCATGCTCGGCGCGTCCTGGACTGAGGCAACCGGCGGAGACTTCACCTTCTACGTCCAGGGCATGACGCCGGGTGTCATGCATGTCATGCGCGCGCTCGATGCTGAGCGGATCGCAGTCGCGACTGCCCTCGGGCATACGCTTCCCACCGTCATCGGAGAAATGCGCGCGCTCGGTACGGTTCCCGCGGATGCCGACCCTAACGACTACGGCGCGATCGCCTCGGGGGCCGCCAACCGGAGCATCAAGGCCCCCGACAGCCTTGATCACCGCTATTATGTCGAGGATTTCGGACACGGGCTCGTTCCCTTCACCGTGATCGCCCGGATCGCCGGTGTGGCGACGCCGGTGGCCGACGCACTGATCGCACTCTGCGCAATCGCGCGGAGTAGGGGCGAGGTCCCGACACGAGGCGCAGCCGAGATGGGGCTCGTCGGCTGTTCGCGCGATGCTCTCCTTGATCGTGTCGGACCTGCGAAGACCTGA
- a CDS encoding ParB N-terminal domain-containing protein — protein MSVLPHRRNQIVSPVSRECSLIPYARNARTHSEAQVAEIAASIREFGWTNPILVDGENGVVAGHGRLLAARKLGMARVPVIELAGLSEAQRRAYVIADNRLALNAGWDNELLALEFADLESLGFDLALTGFGEEEIAALTARGTTGLTDPDAIPAPPAKPASRRGDLWVLGNHRLICGDATSEADVARLLGGVSPHLLVTDPPYGVNYDPAWRGKLHGAEGLATGKVANDDRADWREAWALFSGDVAYVWHGALHAGIVAASLEASGFAIRSQIVWDKTRLVIGRGDYHWQHEPCQPAGTMVQKVIERGAGSRPARIEVTPIESLREGDFVVSYNPYESVVRRRGRKITRFGKRHFDGLMHTISAGDRATRATPEHRFSVRLDPDAADKQIVYLMRRGPWWRVGRVSLFNTRGFGLSTRLADNKAEEAWIISVHDSPCLAQCAEQVLSCRYGIPTTHWEVDGWAKAPERQRSAEMIADIYASLDPGALAARATLLLRDHRLEPDHPVITSRERLMFSRKATRLVRACNVFAQIMQVPAPCERDQFTWLTVTGNDATPFSGPVFSMDVDQDLHYVADGLVTHNCWYAVRKGRKGHWRGDRKQTTVWQIPHRKNDSGHGTQKPVERMRPTDREPFLSRSGRLLAATGAGTIVNAAEMGGPSWKEASTGWHSSEINDL, from the coding sequence TTGAGCGTTCTTCCCCACCGACGAAACCAAATCGTTTCGCCGGTATCGCGGGAGTGCTCGCTGATCCCCTACGCCCGCAATGCGCGCACTCATTCCGAGGCGCAGGTGGCGGAGATCGCGGCATCCATCCGGGAGTTCGGGTGGACCAACCCCATCCTGGTCGACGGCGAGAACGGGGTCGTTGCCGGCCACGGACGGTTGCTGGCAGCGAGAAAGCTCGGCATGGCACGGGTACCGGTCATCGAGCTTGCAGGTCTCAGCGAGGCACAAAGGCGCGCCTACGTCATTGCCGACAACAGGCTGGCCCTCAACGCCGGGTGGGACAACGAGCTGTTGGCGCTGGAGTTCGCCGACCTGGAGAGCCTGGGCTTCGATCTGGCCCTGACCGGTTTCGGCGAGGAGGAGATCGCGGCGCTGACTGCGCGCGGCACGACCGGCCTCACCGATCCGGATGCCATCCCTGCCCCGCCCGCAAAGCCTGCAAGCCGTCGCGGCGATCTCTGGGTCCTCGGCAACCATCGTCTGATCTGCGGTGATGCCACCAGTGAAGCGGACGTCGCCCGCCTGCTGGGTGGCGTCTCCCCTCACCTGCTGGTCACCGATCCCCCCTATGGCGTCAACTACGATCCGGCCTGGCGCGGGAAGCTGCATGGTGCCGAGGGGCTTGCGACCGGCAAGGTGGCCAATGACGACCGCGCCGACTGGCGTGAGGCCTGGGCACTGTTTTCGGGCGATGTCGCCTATGTCTGGCACGGCGCCCTTCACGCCGGGATCGTGGCGGCAAGCCTCGAGGCCTCGGGCTTTGCGATCCGCTCCCAGATCGTGTGGGACAAGACCCGCCTGGTGATCGGCCGCGGGGACTATCACTGGCAACATGAGCCCTGCCAGCCCGCTGGCACCATGGTCCAGAAGGTGATCGAACGCGGCGCCGGTTCGCGCCCTGCCAGGATCGAGGTGACGCCGATCGAGAGCCTGCGCGAAGGCGACTTCGTGGTGTCTTACAATCCTTATGAGAGTGTCGTTCGGCGTCGCGGGCGCAAGATCACCCGCTTTGGCAAGCGTCACTTCGACGGGCTGATGCACACGATCTCTGCCGGCGACCGGGCCACGCGGGCCACACCGGAGCATCGCTTCTCGGTGCGCCTTGATCCGGATGCAGCAGACAAGCAGATCGTCTACCTGATGCGCCGCGGCCCATGGTGGCGGGTAGGACGGGTGAGTCTGTTCAATACACGCGGCTTTGGCCTGTCGACCCGCCTCGCCGACAACAAGGCCGAGGAGGCGTGGATCATCTCGGTGCACGATTCACCCTGTCTCGCTCAATGCGCGGAACAGGTCCTGTCCTGCCGATACGGCATTCCCACCACCCATTGGGAGGTTGACGGATGGGCAAAGGCACCCGAGCGACAGCGTTCTGCCGAGATGATTGCAGACATATATGCCAGCCTTGACCCTGGCGCCCTTGCTGCGCGAGCGACGTTGCTGCTTCGCGATCATCGCCTTGAGCCTGACCACCCGGTGATCACGAGCCGGGAGCGACTGATGTTCTCGCGCAAGGCGACCCGGCTGGTTCGGGCCTGCAACGTGTTTGCGCAGATCATGCAGGTCCCTGCACCCTGCGAAAGAGATCAGTTCACGTGGCTCACCGTCACCGGCAACGATGCTACGCCCTTCAGCGGTCCGGTCTTCTCGATGGACGTGGATCAGGATCTTCACTACGTCGCCGATGGACTGGTGACGCACAATTGCTGGTACGCTGTTCGCAAGGGCAGGAAGGGCCACTGGAGGGGCGACCGCAAGCAGACGACCGTCTGGCAGATACCGCACCGCAAGAACGACAGCGGCCATGGCACTCAGAAGCCGGTTGAGCGCATGCGCCCGACCGATCGAGAACCATTCCTGTCCCGTTCAGGCCGTCTACTAGCCGCTACCGGCGCCGGTACCATCGTCAACGCCGCCGAGATGGGTGGCCCATCCTGGAAGGAAGCGTCTACCGGTTGGCATTCTAGTGAGATAAACGACCTTTAG
- a CDS encoding site-specific DNA-methyltransferase — MRHESQLQIQYRPASGLIPYARNARTHSEAQVAEIAASIREFGWTNPILVDGENGVVAGHGRLLAARKLGMAQVPVIELAGLSEAQRRAYVIADNRLALNAGWDNELLALEFGDLESLGFDLALTGFGEEEIAALTARGTTGLTDPDAIPAPPAKPASRRGDLWVLGNHRLICGDATSEADVARLLGCVSPHLLVTDPPYGVNYDPAWRGKLNGAEGLATGKVANDDRADWREAWALFSGDVAYVWHGALHAGIVAESLEASGFAIRSQIVWDKTRLVIGRGDYHWQHEPAWYAVRKGRKGHWKGDRKQTTVWQIPHRKNDSGHGTQKPVECMRRPIENNSSPGQAVYEPFSGSGTTIIAAEMTGRCCHAIELDPAYVDVAVKRWQSFTGETAMLEGGDASFATVAAERGAQAS; from the coding sequence ATGCGCCACGAATCCCAACTCCAGATCCAGTACCGTCCTGCCTCGGGTCTGATCCCGTACGCCCGCAATGCGCGCACTCACTCCGAGGCACAGGTGGCGGAGATCGCGGCATCCATCCGGGAGTTCGGGTGGACCAACCCCATCCTGGTCGACGGCGAGAACGGGGTCGTTGCCGGCCACGGACGGCTGCTGGCGGCGAGAAAGCTCGGCATGGCACAGGTTCCGGTCATCGAGCTTGCAGGTCTCAGCGAGGCACAAAGGCGCGCCTACGTCATCGCCGACAACAGGCTGGCGCTCAACGCCGGGTGGGACAACGAGCTGTTGGCGCTGGAGTTCGGCGATCTGGAGAGCCTGGGCTTCGATCTGGCCCTAACCGGCTTCGGCGAGGAGGAGATCGCGGCGCTGACTGCGCGCGGCACGACCGGCCTCACCGATCCGGATGCCATCCCTGCCCCGCCCGCAAAGCCTGCAAGCCGTCGCGGCGATCTCTGGGTCCTCGGCAACCATCGTCTGATCTGCGGTGATGCCACCAGTGAAGCGGACGTCGCCCGCCTGCTGGGTTGCGTCTCCCCTCACCTGCTGGTCACCGATCCTCCCTATGGCGTCAACTACGATCCGGCCTGGCGCGGGAAGCTGAATGGTGCCGAGGGGCTTGCGACCGGCAAGGTGGCCAACGACGACCGCGCCGACTGGCGTGAGGCCTGGGCACTGTTTTCCGGCGATGTCGCCTATGTCTGGCACGGCGCCCTTCACGCCGGGATCGTGGCGGAAAGCCTCGAGGCCTCGGGCTTTGCCATCCGGTCCCAGATCGTATGGGACAAGACCCGCCTGGTGATCGGCCGCGGGGACTATCACTGGCAACATGAGCCGGCGTGGTACGCTGTGCGCAAGGGCAGGAAGGGCCACTGGAAGGGCGACCGCAAGCAGACGACCGTCTGGCAGATACCGCACCGCAAGAACGACAGCGGCCATGGCACGCAGAAGCCGGTGGAGTGCATGCGCCGCCCGATCGAGAACAATTCCTCTCCCGGTCAGGCCGTCTACGAGCCGTTCAGTGGATCCGGCACGACGATCATAGCCGCAGAGATGACGGGGCGGTGCTGCCATGCCATCGAGCTCGACCCGGCCTATGTCGATGTGGCGGTGAAGCGCTGGCAGTCCTTCACCGGCGAGACGGCCATGCTGGAAGGCGGCGATGCGTCCTTTGCGACTGTGGCTGCCGAACGCGGTGCGCAGGCAAGCTGA
- a CDS encoding bifunctional DNA primase/polymerase, whose amino-acid sequence MTSTPPISLRPKQPAEEMGATDAFHPRLPAALTAQMAKLFSGGYSLIPLGGADGKRPTVRFRERKRLPLASVLERMAGGGNTTYGIRLDGLLVVDVDTDTPEARDYVERRFGACGYTTRTGRGFHLFFRHRGKRPAPVRLPGIAIDFKMGENEFVVGPLSERPDGIVYQPSGLLAAAEHLPVFMDHFEDTKELGHGRRRVARGGRHLALKREGYRLALTAATFEELAAGLRRYRDTLIEAPEDFPDRRIDSLASWFWEKREAGRLYGRGNSTVSIPRRAIRLLAHQGEPLAFQLYSMLQAAHGHVPSKTFAIVPDGIRNSGLIKAGRSQLYAAIEVLIRTRLIVRVAKGTRNREPHQYRLVPLQELQEEGEGSMLTLVPSAGTGSRNLARKEQAA is encoded by the coding sequence TTGACCTCCACGCCACCGATTTCCCTGCGCCCAAAACAGCCAGCGGAAGAGATGGGCGCGACCGATGCCTTCCATCCAAGGCTGCCCGCCGCTCTCACGGCGCAGATGGCGAAGCTGTTCTCCGGCGGGTATTCCCTGATCCCGCTCGGTGGCGCCGATGGCAAGCGGCCGACGGTACGCTTCCGGGAGCGCAAGCGGCTGCCGCTCGCTTCCGTCCTGGAGCGAATGGCGGGAGGTGGCAACACCACCTACGGCATCCGCCTCGATGGTCTGCTGGTCGTGGATGTCGACACGGACACGCCGGAGGCCCGCGACTATGTCGAGCGGCGTTTCGGCGCCTGCGGGTACACCACCCGAACGGGTCGCGGTTTCCACCTCTTCTTCCGACATCGGGGAAAGCGACCGGCTCCCGTCCGGCTTCCCGGCATCGCGATCGACTTCAAGATGGGGGAGAACGAGTTCGTCGTCGGCCCGCTTTCGGAGCGCCCGGACGGGATTGTCTACCAGCCGTCAGGACTTCTTGCAGCAGCCGAGCACCTCCCCGTCTTCATGGACCACTTTGAAGACACGAAAGAGCTGGGTCACGGCCGCAGACGGGTTGCCAGAGGCGGTCGCCACCTCGCGCTCAAGCGCGAAGGTTACCGGCTCGCACTTACCGCTGCGACTTTTGAGGAACTTGCCGCCGGGCTGCGTCGGTACCGCGACACGCTCATCGAAGCGCCCGAGGATTTTCCCGACCGCAGGATCGACAGCCTCGCATCCTGGTTCTGGGAGAAGCGCGAGGCGGGGCGGCTTTACGGGCGCGGCAATTCGACGGTTTCCATTCCCCGCCGCGCGATCCGCCTGCTTGCGCATCAGGGCGAGCCGCTCGCGTTCCAGCTCTATTCCATGCTTCAGGCAGCGCATGGCCACGTCCCGAGCAAGACGTTCGCCATCGTGCCGGACGGAATCCGCAACAGCGGCCTGATCAAAGCCGGCAGAAGCCAGCTCTATGCCGCCATCGAGGTACTGATACGAACCAGGCTGATCGTGAGGGTGGCCAAAGGCACCAGGAACCGCGAGCCGCACCAGTACCGGCTGGTCCCCCTGCAGGAACTTCAAGAAGAAGGAGAAGGGTCTATGCTTACATTGGTACCCTCTGCGGGTACAGGTTCAAGAAACCTTGCGCGCAAGGAGCAAGCCGCATGA
- a CDS encoding helix-turn-helix transcriptional regulator, with protein MTRAYLQQHELAARWRISPRTLERWRWRKTGPSYTKIGGRVVYSLEDVEAYERRRRAQTHSSIIGDWRAA; from the coding sequence TTGACCCGAGCCTACCTGCAACAGCACGAACTGGCAGCCCGGTGGCGCATCAGCCCAAGAACGCTTGAGCGCTGGAGATGGCGCAAGACAGGTCCCAGCTATACCAAGATCGGCGGCAGGGTCGTCTATTCGCTGGAAGATGTGGAGGCCTACGAGAGGCGGAGGCGCGCCCAGACCCATTCCTCGATCATCGGCGACTGGAGGGCGGCTTGA
- a CDS encoding phage terminase small subunit P27 family codes for MRGRKPLPTAMKIVLGNPGKRPLNHLEPKPVAAMPTCPAHLSPTAKAEWKRLGRYLHRLGIMSDLDRAAFAAYCQAYGRWVEAEKRLKETPTLLKTPAGYVQPSPWLAIANKNVELMHKFMCELGLSPSSRSRVTTSSSLGPKPWEFSGLEAEDDEFFS; via the coding sequence ATGCGTGGACGCAAGCCTCTTCCGACAGCGATGAAGATCGTGCTTGGCAACCCTGGCAAGCGGCCGCTCAACCACCTGGAGCCGAAACCCGTGGCCGCCATGCCCACCTGTCCCGCCCACCTGTCACCGACGGCCAAGGCCGAATGGAAGCGGCTTGGCCGCTATCTCCACCGGCTTGGCATCATGAGCGATCTCGACCGGGCCGCCTTCGCTGCCTACTGCCAGGCCTATGGCCGCTGGGTGGAAGCCGAAAAACGGCTGAAGGAAACGCCGACGCTGCTCAAGACGCCCGCCGGCTACGTGCAGCCCTCCCCCTGGCTGGCGATTGCCAACAAGAATGTCGAGCTCATGCACAAGTTCATGTGTGAACTCGGCCTCTCGCCGTCATCCCGGAGCCGGGTGACCACCAGTTCCTCTCTCGGCCCGAAGCCATGGGAGTTCAGCGGGCTGGAAGCCGAGGACGACGAGTTCTTCTCATAG
- a CDS encoding M24 family metallopeptidase, whose amino-acid sequence MRQAILDKLQGLMKVRSLDAIITSSPENFGYVAGFIPPSQPLMRHRHAMAIVPSGGAPGLFCVDMEESTVKREAPDSPLSVWREFSDDPMQVLASTLAGMGLARARLGLELDYIAASDFARLTGFLPHASLVGVEKDLSRLRQIKTPGEVELIRRLSRIADQAISESLAAVRGGDTELDIAAVLTRRIYELGAENFKLLIVATGERSQLPNVGPTARKLQRGDVCRVEIFSVIGGYQAGVCRTAYVQEAPPMAEEIWRLMVECKYAILDRIRPGASCLDVYRDFIARLETMNLPPISFVGHGIGLHLHEDPYIGETPILGEPGGDAPIEEDMVLGFEPLCYRTGYGFGVQNKDVLHVTADGATLLSDYTNTDTLIRID is encoded by the coding sequence ATGCGCCAAGCTATTCTCGACAAGCTCCAGGGTCTGATGAAGGTCCGCTCGCTCGACGCCATCATCACCAGTTCGCCGGAGAATTTCGGCTATGTCGCCGGCTTCATCCCGCCCTCCCAGCCGCTGATGCGCCATCGCCACGCCATGGCGATTGTGCCGTCCGGCGGCGCGCCCGGACTTTTCTGCGTCGACATGGAGGAATCGACCGTCAAGCGCGAGGCGCCCGACAGCCCGCTCAGTGTGTGGCGGGAGTTCAGCGACGATCCGATGCAGGTGCTGGCCTCCACACTAGCGGGTATGGGGCTCGCCAGGGCACGTCTCGGACTCGAACTCGATTACATTGCCGCCAGCGATTTCGCCCGACTTACCGGTTTCTTGCCGCATGCCAGCCTGGTCGGTGTGGAAAAAGATCTATCGCGCTTGCGTCAGATCAAGACTCCTGGCGAGGTGGAGCTGATCAGACGTCTGTCGCGCATCGCCGATCAGGCGATCTCCGAAAGCCTGGCCGCCGTGCGTGGCGGCGACACGGAACTCGACATCGCTGCCGTCCTCACCCGGCGCATCTATGAGCTTGGTGCGGAAAATTTCAAGCTGTTGATCGTGGCGACCGGCGAACGTAGCCAACTCCCGAATGTCGGCCCCACCGCCCGAAAACTTCAGCGCGGCGACGTTTGCCGGGTCGAGATATTTTCGGTCATTGGCGGTTATCAGGCCGGCGTGTGTCGGACCGCCTACGTTCAGGAGGCTCCGCCGATGGCGGAGGAGATTTGGCGCCTGATGGTCGAGTGCAAATACGCGATCCTCGACCGGATCAGGCCGGGTGCGAGTTGCCTCGACGTTTACCGGGACTTCATCGCGCGGCTGGAGACCATGAACCTGCCGCCGATCTCCTTCGTGGGCCATGGTATCGGTCTGCATCTGCACGAGGACCCTTATATCGGCGAGACGCCGATTCTGGGCGAGCCGGGCGGCGATGCGCCGATCGAGGAAGATATGGTGCTTGGCTTCGAGCCGTTGTGCTACCGCACCGGTTACGGCTTCGGCGTCCAGAACAAGGACGTGCTGCACGTGACGGCCGATGGCGCGACCCTTTTGTCCGACTACACAAACACCGACACGCTTATCCGTATCGACTAA